One Streptococcus sp. S1 DNA window includes the following coding sequences:
- a CDS encoding ABC-F family ATP-binding cassette domain-containing protein — protein MSDFIVDKLTKSVGDKTVFREISFIIHDLDRIGLIGVNGTGKTTLLDVLSGRSGFDGDVSPFSAKSDYTIGYLTQEPDFDDQKTVLDTVLSSDLREMRLIRDYEYLMAEYREENQARLEKVMAEMDSLNAWEIESQVKTVLSKLGIEDLNAKVGDLSGGLRRRVQLAQVLLSHHDLLLLDEPTNHLDIDTIEWLTNFLKNSKKTVLFITHDRYFLDNISTRIFELDRASLIEYQGNYQDYVRLKAEQDERDAALLHKKQQLYKQELTWMRRQPQARATKQQARINRFHDLKQDLSGQSNQTDLEMNFETSRIGKKVIEFKDVSFAFENKPILQDFNLLVQNKDRIGIVGDNGVGKSTLLNLIAERLQPQSGQVIIGETVRVAYFSQQIDGLDESKRVINFLQEVAEEVKTTVGTTSIADLLEQFLFPRSMHGTLIEKLSGGEKKRLFLLKLLIEKPNVLLLDEPTNDLDIATLTVLENFLQNFGGPVITVSHDRYFLDKVASKILAFENGGIREFFGNYTDYLDEKAFEAAQVTASHKVEKEKSVKPKEEKKRMSYIEKQEWASIEADIEAIENRIAEIEVEMNENGSDFGKLSALQKELDQENERLLEKYDRYEYLSELDE, from the coding sequence ATGAGCGATTTTATTGTCGATAAATTAACCAAATCTGTCGGAGATAAGACTGTCTTTCGTGAGATTTCCTTTATCATTCACGACTTGGATCGGATCGGATTGATCGGGGTCAATGGAACCGGAAAAACCACTCTGTTAGATGTATTGTCAGGTCGCTCTGGCTTTGATGGAGATGTGAGTCCTTTTTCTGCCAAGAGTGATTATACGATTGGCTACTTGACGCAGGAACCAGACTTTGATGATCAAAAGACGGTTCTGGATACGGTGCTATCTAGTGATTTGCGTGAAATGCGGCTCATTCGCGATTATGAATACTTGATGGCGGAATACCGAGAAGAGAACCAAGCCCGTCTTGAAAAGGTCATGGCGGAGATGGATTCGCTTAATGCTTGGGAAATCGAGAGTCAGGTCAAGACAGTCCTTTCTAAACTTGGAATTGAAGATTTGAACGCAAAAGTTGGGGATCTATCTGGGGGCTTGCGTCGTCGAGTGCAACTGGCCCAGGTTTTGCTATCTCACCACGATCTGCTCTTACTAGATGAGCCGACCAACCACCTAGACATTGATACCATCGAATGGTTGACCAATTTCTTAAAGAACTCTAAGAAAACGGTGCTTTTCATTACCCACGATCGCTATTTCTTGGATAATATCTCGACACGGATCTTTGAGTTGGATCGAGCTAGCTTGATCGAGTATCAGGGCAACTACCAGGATTATGTCCGCTTAAAGGCTGAGCAAGACGAGCGTGATGCAGCCCTTCTTCATAAGAAGCAGCAACTCTATAAGCAGGAGTTGACCTGGATGCGGCGTCAACCCCAGGCGCGTGCGACCAAGCAACAGGCGCGGATCAATCGATTCCATGATCTCAAACAAGACTTGTCTGGTCAAAGCAACCAGACGGATTTGGAGATGAACTTTGAGACCAGCCGGATCGGAAAGAAAGTCATCGAGTTTAAAGATGTGAGTTTTGCTTTTGAAAACAAGCCGATTTTACAGGATTTTAACCTCTTGGTGCAGAATAAGGATCGCATTGGGATCGTTGGAGATAATGGCGTCGGCAAGTCCACCCTACTCAATTTGATCGCAGAGCGACTACAGCCACAGTCTGGGCAAGTCATCATCGGGGAAACTGTGCGGGTGGCTTATTTCTCTCAACAGATTGATGGTTTGGATGAGAGTAAGCGCGTGATTAATTTCCTCCAGGAAGTTGCTGAAGAAGTGAAGACGACCGTTGGGACGACTTCAATAGCAGATCTCTTGGAGCAATTTCTCTTCCCACGTTCTATGCACGGAACCTTAATTGAAAAACTCTCCGGTGGGGAGAAGAAGCGGCTCTTTCTCTTAAAACTCTTGATCGAAAAACCCAATGTGCTTCTCCTCGATGAGCCAACCAATGACTTGGATATCGCAACCTTGACGGTTTTGGAAAACTTCCTTCAAAACTTTGGAGGTCCCGTCATTACCGTTAGCCACGACCGCTATTTCCTAGACAAGGTTGCAAGCAAGATCCTGGCTTTTGAAAATGGGGGCATTCGTGAGTTCTTTGGAAATTATACGGATTACCTAGATGAAAAAGCCTTTGAAGCAGCTCAAGTAACGGCCAGTCACAAGGTTGAAAAAGAGAAATCTGTCAAGCCAAAAGAAGAGAAGAAACGCATGAGCTATATAGAGAAGCAAGAGTGGGCGAGCATTGAAGCAGATATCGAAGCCATTGAAAATCGGATCGCAGAGATTGAAGTGGAGATGAATGAAAACGGCTCTGACTTTGGCAAATTGTCAGCCCTTCAAAAAGAATTGGATCAGGAAAATGAGCGACTACTTGAGAAGTACGATCGCTATGAATATCTGAGCGAATTAGATGAATAA
- a CDS encoding thymidylate synthase: MTKADTIFKENIRKIMEEGVWSEQARPKYKDGRTANSKYITGAFMEFDLSKGEFPITTLRPIAIKSAIKEMLWIYQDQSNSLDLLEDKYNVHYWNDWEVGDSRTIGQRYGAVVKKHDITNKILKQLEANPWNRRNIISLWDYDAFEETEGLLPCAFQTMFDVRRVDEEIYLDATLTQRSNDMLVAHHINAMQYVALQMMIAKHFGWKVGKFFYFINNLHIYDNQFEQAEELLRREPSDCQPHLVLNVADGTSFFDIKPEDFELVDYDPVKPQLKFDLAI; this comes from the coding sequence ATGACAAAAGCAGATACAATTTTTAAAGAAAACATTCGAAAAATCATGGAAGAAGGGGTCTGGTCAGAGCAGGCGCGTCCTAAGTACAAGGATGGTAGAACGGCCAACTCCAAGTACATCACAGGAGCCTTTATGGAGTTTGACCTCTCAAAAGGCGAGTTTCCTATCACGACCCTTCGTCCCATCGCGATTAAATCAGCCATCAAAGAGATGCTCTGGATCTACCAGGATCAGTCGAATAGCTTAGACCTGTTAGAAGACAAGTACAATGTCCACTACTGGAATGATTGGGAAGTAGGGGATAGTCGTACCATCGGTCAGCGCTATGGTGCTGTGGTCAAAAAGCATGACATTACCAATAAGATCCTCAAACAATTAGAAGCCAATCCTTGGAATCGCCGCAACATCATCTCGCTCTGGGATTATGATGCTTTTGAGGAGACAGAAGGACTCTTACCATGTGCTTTTCAGACCATGTTTGACGTGCGTCGGGTTGATGAAGAGATCTATCTAGATGCGACCCTGACCCAGCGTTCAAATGATATGTTGGTAGCCCACCATATCAATGCCATGCAATATGTAGCTCTTCAGATGATGATTGCCAAGCACTTTGGCTGGAAGGTCGGAAAGTTCTTTTACTTCATTAATAACCTTCATATTTATGATAATCAATTTGAACAGGCTGAAGAGTTACTCCGTCGGGAGCCTTCAGATTGTCAGCCACACTTAGTTTTAAATGTAGCAGATGGAACCAGTTTCTTTGATATCAAACCAGAAGATTTTGAACTGGTCGATTACGATCCAGTGAAGCCACAATTGAAGTTCGATCTTGCGATCTAG
- the dapB gene encoding 4-hydroxy-tetrahydrodipicolinate reductase: MSIKVIIAGFKGRMGQAAYKMVSEDPELELAGLIDPFTDETEVAGVPVFNRKEDVVGLEADVWVDFTMPKVAYENTRFAIENGFAPVVGTTGFTPEQIQELTDLSREKGLGGLIAPNFAIGAVLLMQFAAQAAKYFPNVEIIELHHDKKKDAPSGTAIKTAELISEKREKIQQGAADEEELMPGARGAEFEGMRIHSVRLPGLVAHQEVIFGSQGEGLTLRHDSYDRVSFMTGVNLGIKEVVKRHELVYGLEHLL, translated from the coding sequence ATGTCCATTAAAGTCATTATCGCAGGTTTCAAGGGAAGAATGGGACAAGCAGCTTACAAGATGGTTTCAGAAGATCCTGAGCTAGAATTAGCTGGCTTGATCGATCCATTTACTGATGAGACAGAAGTTGCAGGAGTCCCTGTCTTTAACCGCAAAGAAGATGTTGTGGGTCTAGAGGCAGATGTTTGGGTCGACTTTACCATGCCCAAGGTCGCTTATGAGAATACTCGCTTTGCAATTGAGAATGGCTTTGCGCCTGTTGTAGGAACGACTGGATTCACTCCCGAGCAGATCCAAGAATTGACAGACCTTTCACGTGAAAAGGGCTTGGGTGGCTTGATCGCACCGAACTTTGCCATTGGAGCTGTGCTCTTGATGCAATTTGCAGCGCAAGCAGCCAAGTATTTCCCGAATGTAGAAATTATCGAATTGCACCACGATAAGAAAAAAGATGCACCGAGTGGAACAGCGATTAAGACCGCTGAGTTGATCTCTGAGAAGCGCGAGAAGATCCAGCAAGGTGCAGCAGATGAAGAAGAGTTGATGCCTGGAGCAAGAGGAGCAGAGTTTGAAGGGATGCGCATCCATTCGGTTCGATTGCCTGGCCTAGTGGCTCACCAAGAGGTGATTTTTGGTAGCCAAGGCGAAGGCTTGACTCTCCGACATGATTCCTATGATCGTGTTTCCTTCATGACAGGAGTAAATCTAGGGATTAAAGAAGTTGTCAAGCGTCATGAGCTTGTCTATGGTTTGGAACACTTACTATGA
- a CDS encoding DegV family protein: MKLAVITDSSAYLPQDVLHHDDLFILEIPIYIDGESYVEGKNLTHDEFYQKMAASKELPKTSQPSVAELEEVLSGLTAKGYTHAIGLFLSSGISGFYQNIQYLKDEFEGLTVEFPDSKITSAPLGMMAEDCLKWAGEGRSFDEIVANVQHQIDGTSAYIMVDDLNHLVKGGRLSNGAAILGNLLSIKPILHFNDEGVIEVFEKVRTENKAMKRLVEIVVSDIADGHYQVFVIHANVPEKAEALRQLLIEEGVEGDIPFATFGGVIGTHLGDHSLAVGYIPIV; encoded by the coding sequence ATGAAATTAGCAGTGATCACGGATTCGTCTGCCTATTTACCGCAAGACGTGCTCCATCACGACGACTTATTTATTTTAGAGATCCCGATCTATATCGATGGGGAGTCTTATGTTGAAGGGAAGAACCTGACACACGATGAGTTCTACCAAAAGATGGCTGCGTCCAAGGAATTGCCAAAGACTAGCCAGCCGAGTGTGGCAGAGTTAGAAGAAGTCTTATCTGGTTTGACAGCTAAGGGCTATACGCATGCTATCGGTCTTTTCTTATCATCTGGTATTTCTGGTTTCTACCAAAATATCCAATATTTGAAGGACGAATTTGAAGGCTTGACCGTTGAATTTCCGGACTCAAAAATCACCAGTGCTCCATTAGGAATGATGGCAGAAGACTGCTTGAAATGGGCTGGTGAAGGTCGTTCTTTCGATGAGATTGTTGCCAATGTCCAACACCAGATTGATGGAACTTCTGCCTATATCATGGTAGATGATTTGAACCACTTGGTTAAAGGTGGTCGTCTGTCAAATGGGGCTGCTATTCTTGGAAACCTCTTGAGCATCAAGCCTATTCTTCATTTTAATGATGAAGGCGTGATTGAGGTCTTTGAGAAAGTCCGGACGGAAAATAAAGCCATGAAACGCTTGGTAGAGATTGTTGTCTCAGATATCGCAGATGGTCATTACCAAGTCTTTGTCATCCATGCCAATGTCCCTGAAAAAGCAGAAGCACTTCGCCAACTACTCATTGAAGAAGGAGTGGAAGGTGACATTCCTTTTGCGACTTTTGGAGGGGTTATTGGGACGCACTTAGGTGACCATAGCTTAGCAGTTGGGTATATCCCTATCGTTTAA
- a CDS encoding DUF1149 family protein: MDIQREKEFVSQYHYDARNFEWEKENGIPETKVDVNFQLINRDQEQNTTSLIVILSYMIVFDGFVISGTITQINHLFGRYVNEPSEFSKDEVEELARPCLNMLNRLTYEVTEIALDLPGINLEF, translated from the coding sequence ATGGATATTCAACGTGAAAAAGAATTTGTCAGCCAATACCACTATGATGCTCGTAATTTTGAGTGGGAAAAAGAAAATGGCATCCCTGAAACAAAAGTAGATGTAAACTTTCAATTGATCAATCGTGATCAAGAACAAAACACGACTTCTTTGATTGTCATCTTGAGCTACATGATCGTTTTTGACGGTTTTGTGATCAGCGGAACCATCACTCAAATCAACCACTTGTTTGGTCGTTATGTCAATGAACCAAGTGAATTCAGCAAAGACGAAGTGGAAGAATTGGCTCGCCCTTGCTTGAATATGCTCAACCGTTTGACTTATGAAGTCACAGAAATTGCCCTCGATTTACCGGGTATTAATTTGGAGTTTTAA
- a CDS encoding CCA tRNA nucleotidyltransferase: protein MRLEKMPSEFQEALPILEKIKAAGFEAYFVGGSVRDALLDRPIHDVDIASSSYPEETKAIFDRTVDVGIEHGTVLVLENGKEYEITTFRTEDVYVDYRRPSSVSFVRSLEEDLKRRDFTVNAFALNEKGEIVDLFHGLEDLENKVLRAVGLPHERFNEDALRIMRGFRFQASLGFELEEATFDAMKECAPLLEKISVERTFIEFDKLLISPYWRQGLEAMLASGAYHYLPEMKDRKEAIERLFDIELEYTFSTSEQAWAALVLALEIQDIPKFFKKWKTSRDFAKTVEQIVEILKLRENGSLDKRACYKYEKRLLLVAEELREAYALSVDYLAIERVYDSLTIHDKHEVVVNGGILIKEYGFQPGPALGEMLTKIEYAIVDGELANEKEAIIAYIQQVKEEEK from the coding sequence ATGAGATTAGAAAAGATGCCTTCTGAGTTTCAGGAGGCTTTACCAATATTAGAGAAGATTAAAGCAGCTGGTTTTGAGGCCTATTTTGTCGGGGGATCTGTTCGAGATGCCCTCTTGGATCGTCCAATTCACGATGTCGATATCGCTTCCTCCTCATACCCAGAAGAGACCAAGGCGATTTTTGATCGCACAGTAGATGTCGGTATCGAACATGGGACCGTCTTGGTCCTTGAAAATGGGAAAGAATATGAAATTACGACCTTCCGGACGGAGGATGTCTATGTGGATTATCGCCGTCCAAGCTCCGTGTCTTTTGTACGCTCACTAGAAGAAGACCTCAAGCGCCGTGATTTCACCGTAAATGCCTTTGCCTTAAATGAAAAAGGAGAAATTGTTGACCTCTTTCATGGACTAGAAGATTTAGAAAACAAGGTCCTTCGGGCGGTTGGTCTTCCTCATGAACGGTTTAACGAAGATGCACTCCGGATCATGCGAGGCTTTCGTTTTCAAGCCAGTCTTGGATTTGAATTAGAAGAGGCAACTTTTGACGCTATGAAGGAGTGTGCGCCATTACTTGAGAAGATTTCCGTAGAGCGCACCTTCATCGAGTTTGATAAGCTCTTGATTTCTCCATACTGGAGACAGGGCTTGGAGGCTATGCTAGCAAGTGGAGCCTATCACTATCTGCCAGAGATGAAGGATCGTAAAGAAGCGATCGAGCGGTTGTTTGACATAGAGTTGGAGTATACCTTTTCAACTTCTGAGCAAGCCTGGGCTGCTTTGGTCTTAGCACTAGAGATTCAAGATATTCCAAAATTCTTTAAGAAATGGAAGACCTCTAGAGACTTTGCCAAGACGGTGGAGCAGATCGTGGAGATTCTTAAGCTCCGAGAAAATGGAAGTCTAGACAAGCGTGCCTGCTACAAGTATGAGAAGCGTTTGTTGCTAGTGGCTGAAGAGCTCCGGGAAGCCTATGCCTTGAGTGTGGATTATTTGGCCATCGAGCGCGTTTATGATAGCTTAACCATTCATGATAAGCATGAAGTGGTGGTCAATGGCGGTATCCTGATCAAAGAATATGGTTTTCAACCAGGTCCAGCCTTAGGAGAGATGTTGACAAAAATAGAATATGCCATCGTCGATGGGGAACTGGCCAATGAAAAAGAAGCCATCATTGCCTATATCCAGCAAGTAAAAGAGGAGGAAAAATGA
- a CDS encoding ROK family glucokinase, whose translation MSKKIIGIDLGGTSIKFAILTLDGEVQEKWSIKTNILDEGSHIVEDMIESIAHRLKMLGLDASEFQGIGMGSPGVVDREKGTVIGAYNLNWKTLQPVKEKIESALHIPFFIDNDANVAALGERWKGAGENQPDVVFMTLGTGVGGGIVAEGRLLHGVRGAAGELGHITVDFDDPIQCTCGKKGCLETVASATGIVNLTRRYADEYEGDSQLKVLIDNGEEVTAKTVFDLAKEGDALALIVYKNFSRYLGLAAANIGSTLNPSKIVIGGGVSAAGDFLLDGVRKVFEENSFPQVRESTQLALATLGNDAGVIGAASLVLQ comes from the coding sequence ATGTCTAAAAAAATTATTGGGATTGACCTAGGGGGAACTTCAATTAAGTTTGCCATCCTTACTTTGGATGGGGAAGTTCAAGAAAAATGGTCTATTAAAACAAATATCTTGGATGAAGGTAGCCATATCGTAGAAGATATGATCGAATCCATCGCACATCGCTTGAAGATGCTTGGGCTTGATGCTTCTGAGTTCCAAGGAATTGGAATGGGATCACCTGGTGTCGTTGACCGTGAAAAAGGTACAGTTATCGGTGCCTACAACTTGAACTGGAAGACCCTTCAACCAGTCAAAGAAAAGATCGAAAGTGCCCTTCATATTCCATTCTTTATCGATAATGATGCCAACGTTGCTGCTTTGGGTGAACGTTGGAAAGGGGCTGGTGAAAACCAACCAGATGTCGTCTTCATGACACTTGGTACAGGTGTCGGCGGTGGTATCGTCGCTGAAGGTCGTCTCTTGCACGGTGTACGTGGAGCTGCTGGTGAGCTTGGTCACATCACTGTTGACTTTGATGATCCAATCCAATGTACCTGTGGTAAGAAAGGCTGTCTTGAAACGGTTGCATCTGCAACTGGTATCGTCAACTTGACTCGTCGTTATGCCGATGAGTACGAAGGGGACTCTCAATTGAAAGTCTTGATCGACAACGGAGAAGAAGTAACGGCTAAAACGGTCTTTGACCTGGCAAAAGAAGGCGATGCTCTTGCTTTGATCGTATACAAGAACTTCTCACGTTACCTTGGACTTGCTGCAGCCAATATTGGTTCAACCTTGAACCCATCTAAGATCGTTATCGGTGGTGGGGTATCTGCGGCTGGAGACTTCCTCTTGGATGGCGTGCGCAAGGTCTTTGAAGAAAACTCATTCCCACAAGTACGTGAATCTACTCAATTGGCGCTTGCTACTTTGGGAAATGACGCCGGTGTTATCGGTGCTGCATCCCTTGTATTACAATAA